GTCTACGATTTATGCATAAACTGAGTTGTAGGAACACTTGCATGCAGCAAATATCTAGCACATAATTGATATTTCCACAATATTTGTCTATATAAAATCTTAAAATACATTGATCTGCACATCGCTTGCTGCTCGACGGAGAAGGGACGACggtggggaggtggaggagagtgAGCCTCGCCCGCCAGGAGGTGGCAGGGATCACACTCCAGTGGGGttagggtggcggcggcggggctggggtgaggtgcggcggcggcggggctgggAGTGTGGACGGGCGGTGCCGGCGGAGGGAAGGAAGGAGGAGACCGAGTGGAGGGGGCGGACCGGAGGCAGGGCGTGGCGATGAGGGCGGTGGTGAGGCGCAGCGCCAACGGGTGCAGGGTGGAGCCAGCAGTAGTGCAGGTGCGGGCGGACGGGGTATGGAAATTGGAACCGCAAAAAATTGTGTGGGTGGGGGAGCTGAGCTGCTGCGCTCGACCTTGTTGGTGGGCTGGGCCTGTGAGCCTCTGGCCGAATGGCGGGTCAGGCCTGTTTGACTATTGGCGAGTACTGAATAGCTATTTGGTACCTGagtaccatatatatatatatatatacacacacacacgataaggctattctgcagctggccacagaataacttattctatagccaccttgttttacgataatatttgtacctatttacgataatgacaatacacatttatgaTACATGGGTTAatataattcaagatgatacttaccataatattttagtaaatcacttatgagagagttaccataatctcgtaaattagtatattaattattgtaactcaaagtggccacagaataacttattctgcggcCAGCTACAGAACaatacgtgtatatatatatatatatatatatatatatatatatccgtaTTGTTCTGTAGCtgagtgtgtgtatatatacacacactataCTATACCTTAAAAGTACATCGGCGTGCAATCATTTTGCTATTAGTGGATCAAAGTACGACTCAGATGTATTATTTTATCATCAAAGGTGATGTTGCTCCGAGACACAAAGAGCATCCTATTGTTTGTTAAATAAAAAATACTACTGATGTAGCCAAATATTTGGATAGAAGAAATTTCTGAAAAGACGTGTAGTATCAAAAGGGTTCGATGTAAAAGGGGTAATAACAAATACATTAATGCCATAAAATCAAACTCTGATCAATAGTTCAACCGAACAAGCATGTGTGAAATTTCCgtagcatttcatttgttttcttgATTTAacatgttattatcttattaggAAAATTTGTCTTGGATATCTTTTTGTTACTTCTAGTTACTGTATTATTATTACTAGTACCGTATTCAGAAATTTAGGGCATGTTTGATTCcctcctctaaactttagagctcttaaacctttaggccttgtttggatgcgcatgtatttatctcaatctacatgtgttgaagtggattgaagTAGAATTGAACTAAATTATATTCCATTCCACTCAATGcggattgaggtggatacacatgcatccaaacaatgcCTTAATGCATTTGAGCTCGGTTTTGAGATCCAAAGCTTTAATGCGTGGTCGTCTAAAGTTTAGAACTGACGTTAGATGAGTTGTTTGGTATTTTAATTCTAAAGTATAAAGTCTAAAGTTTATATGAGCGGATCCAAACATGTCCTTATTGAAGTTGAGTTTCGCCGTTGGTTGAACTTATGTACTTACTGATTTTTTAGTCACTTTGGTCCCTGAATAATCCGTTGAACTGATCTGattatgccctgttcgcttgaagtacttatcagtgtttttctctcagaaTAAAACAACATCAGCTGGCTTATCTACAGCAGAAACCATCAGCCAAACAGGAAACTAGGATTTACCGGTACTTGTCATTTTTTCGTATGAAATTTCTCAAAGGCAAATGTTGCAGGAATGGTATTACTGTCCAAATTAGTTGTTTGCTCCAAAATTGGATTctattctactcctactcctactgctgAGGCACATGTGTCGCTCTCGGCATAGAGAATCCAACATCAACGTAGCGGTGGACCTCACACACGTTTTCCCCACCATCGGACATCCTAGCCGCTGCAAAACAACGCAGCAACTGCACCCTGGCCCCACGGAAACCGCGATGTGGACCCGACTCTTCAGGAAGCGTCGAACTGAAGGCAAGGAGCCTTGACCCATCTGCGCCCCTGTTAGTTTGGtttataatttatattttttcagcAAATGAAtggtattttttttataaataaatcagtcaacagtattttcagttATGGCTTATCATGCAAGCGAATAGTACGATGGTGATCCGCAGCCTGCATGCAAAGCGCGGGCCCCAAGGGTGATCTGCGCGTGCGCATCTCGCCTGCTAGTGCCAGGACTCAGAGTAGTACACCGCCCGCAGTCGCCTCGTGTGGCGCCAGCGTCACGCTCGCCGCCGCGGACCCGACCCAGGTGTTCCCGCCGCCTTGAGGGCTCACTTGGCCAGTGACGCAAACAGTAACAAGAGGCGGCCGTGCGCCATGACGTGGGTCCAGGTGGACGCCACCCCGGGTGGCGCCGGCCTCGCTGCCCGTCCCTGTCGTGCTCTAGCTAGCCTCTTGGTGGTCTGCGACGGGCACACGACGGATTGACCATGTTGAACCCGGGCTCTCGCCTTGCGTGTTTCTTTTTGGTTTTTATATAAAACTAGGTTGCGTGCCTCTGCGTTGCTAtgagataactaacaatttatactaaaaacacacggatcgtacgataagataacaatactattaaattaaataccaacgttaaagtgacatttaatccaaaaagcaaagtttatgaatttaacatagtcacggagtgcgcggcctCGCAGGCTCATAAACTATagagcttccagagattgggtcgaatccaacctagagcctcggaaccctgcatcttttcctgtacgggcttcacttcggatgcacCGGTAGCAATATGAacgatctccagtcgatggaccaagtcgtatggatccccatacaatggcttagacatatatattttgttctccttgtacttggatacacttgttccactgaagctttcattgaaatggtTAGATACGAACAATGTTTGATCACtgatgtccctcaccctggaccactccggcgtacggtcatggaggttgcacttgtagatcgcgctgctatagatgaagctctgtgtctcgtggaacatgctcaccatggcacccacaatgtgcagctcaccgtttgattctaggtagctgcagtggcagagccccgcaggtggcgacAACGATAgcagcagcgtcgcggttggagtagcgccggcggcgttgctgctgcagacAGAGATTTCTtcagtgcagtcgatcgccaagaacttgtcttggtaGTAGACGATGGACCCTAtggagaactccagtttggtgtcgagcagcgtccataCGCTATCGACTCCAACCCGAcagaacgcgacctccgtggagcacccaagcatggccatggccacgcactcgcggCTAGCAGCGTCAGGCAGCTCCGAGAGCAtgatctcacggaagaacacgtccctcatgtcttctagcttgatggatCTGCATACGGCATCCGCGTCCCCGTAGCCATTGGTGGGATAGAGGACCCACCGGCCatggaccctagacacgcgttctgatgaggacgccgccgcgacgtgttcgcctgctggcGGGAGCTTAACGCGGGGGGCACGGGCATCGACGAATGGATTCAACAGCGTCACGGATgccgcctcgtccatgagcgccagccatccacacgaggagccgcacgccaccttgccACGCACGTCGGGCaacgtcttggacaagaccttcttctccaAGACGTAGTAGAAGCTGACGCGGTCCGAGTCGAGGTCGAACGGGAGCAGCAAGAGCGGCCCGAAGGTCGCGAACAGGACGACGGCgtgccatggggagcaagcggatcggaaggacgccgcgtcgtggcctgacgcgagacgctgcccgatggaGTCGAGGAGTTCCTCTGGCAGGCCGGATCTCCAGTtagggagaggtagggaccttctcttgggattgggaggctgagccatggaagacagatgacatcaactatggttcacgcaagaaacagcaagcgagggcgatggaacacgtgagcgtgaaaccaaatgaaaggagggaaaagctgtcccttttgcaaatgcaaagaggggaagtaattaaatatagGCAGATTTGACAAGATTCTCAGAAATGCAAgatgttccttttgtcttaattctttgctggttgccatgtatgctggtgcatgcaaacatgcaatgtgtatatggatagcacaataattttctacttcctattttgccatgatttctctatcacatgacaggcaatattcaatcaagaagaatggcacgatcaatcagtaattaagattaACCTATAATCAATGTGCAATCGGTTTCATGGCAAAGGAATAACAATTTTGAAGAAGAAATTTAAATATCATTTGACATATTTTGTTGGACATATATAGCTATGGGGAGAAGCCTTAAAACTAAGCAACTGATTTTCCGGTTTGTCGTGGCCATGGAAATGAGTATAAATGGTATAGAGAGTAATATGCATAGGGCCCCAAAGAGATATGTATAGTAGAAAAGCTAGAAAATTTGCATCAAGAACATGTAGGTAGAGAAAATGGCAAACTAAGTAAATCATAAAGAGGTGACAATGTCTGAGCTGCAGTGAGTAATGTCTGAGCTGTAGTGAGTTATGGAGCAAACATTGTGTAAAACagcgtatctagttttgttcaaAGGAAGCAGTGAGATGAAGCCTGTCATCACACTGAAGCCTGAATATGAACTGGAGAAAGCATTGAGGAATTTAACACATTGTTAAAATAGAAGGTTGGGCACATAGAAATATAGCTGTCAAATATTTAGGCTGTGCAGAGTAAGCAAAAGTAATTTTTATTTGAGGTCAGGTTAACATTTAGTATCGTGTAATTGCAAAGTTAGAAGTAACTTTTAATACATGGTGTGCATTATGTACATAAATTTATATGCGACAAAAGGATGGGGGTATGAACATTATGTATCATAACCGTGATTAGTAAATGGAAAAACACAAGACGGAAGGACGCACAATATTACATTCTTAATTAAAACATCAGGAATCCTTACCATCCCAAAATGCCTTATTAGACCTCTCAATGGATCCATGCAGTGGAGCATACTGCCATATATATTATCGAATAGATAAGCAACAGGATTTCCTAAATTAATTTGGTAACCTAGAAAATAAAAGATGTGGCATGGGGAGGTGATCTTGCGGCGACCTTGCAGCGATCGATGATGTAGCCACAGGTGCATCCACTGGTAGGCAGACGGTGGATGATCCATTGCTGTTGCTTCTCCACTACACGACGAGGAAGAAGTAGGGGCGGCTCGATCGTGCAGGGGCTTGAGGAATGGGGCGCGCGACAATCGTCTTCGTGCAGTGACCAGTGATGCGCTTGAGTCCTACCAAGAAGACACGTTCGATCGTGCAGCGACGAGCGACGATGGTCTTCCGTgtttgtagcgcatgcaaatcagggtCAAGAATTTCATATTTATGGCACGAGGGCGGTATGATCGAGCATGAGACGTGGGTGATCGCTTTCCTTGTTTGAGGTAATTAGGGTAAAGACTTTCCGTgtttgtagcgcatgcaaatcagggtcaagactttccgtatttgtagcgcatgcaaatcagggtCAAGAGTTTCCGTATTTTCTTCGCACCAAAGGACGCAAcatgcgggagatgtcgtgggatcgcaggcgtgggcagacggatgaaccaaaacaaatgtcatactaaaaaatgtccacactttattctttttagttgtaggagactcTCTTCCCATTTTTTCACGTCGAGGCTCGAGCAGTCGCGCTTGCTCGAGACCCAGCCGCGATGAGTTGCTGGTGGCGTTCTCTCTTGTCGGCGCAGGCTCAGGTCAGGTGCCATGCATGACAGATTCTCTCGGCCTCAGCTACCTCCGGCGgacgatggcgacggcggcgctgtgTGCCGACAGAGCCAGTCCTCGGTGGTATCGTCGTCATGGAGCTGTGGGTCCTTAATTAGAATAAATAGTTGAGGTGTTTCGATCGACGTGGGCATTGCTAGCGGGCTGACATGTGGAATCAAGTGATAGCAAGACATCACTAGCGAAGCCAGCAAAatatattggtgatataagatgATCTCTAAAAGTCTTTCTAAAATCTACTACTCCTGTCTACTGAGTCTCGTTTAGAGAGTCATTAAGTAAAAAccattttctatatttttttatccTATTATAGTTTTGCCTATATCTTGTACGTACTCTAAAGAGCCGTTCCCGTTCGCCATCTTTGACTAGTTCAAAAATCGGAATTTAATAAAAGTCTATATTTGGATATCTAATTAAATGGTTGTTGGATAGTTTTTTcttcaccaaaatctctactcCTATAAATTGGAAAGGATTTATAGGTCTATTTAGTTGATCTAAAAGAAACAACAAGATATATTCATTTTGTAAGGAATATATATTCTACCTGCACACAAGTGTCTGACATGTAATTATCGGTTACTTACGGACCAATTC
The nucleotide sequence above comes from Miscanthus floridulus cultivar M001 chromosome 18, ASM1932011v1, whole genome shotgun sequence. Encoded proteins:
- the LOC136524306 gene encoding uncharacterized protein, encoding MAQPPNPKRRSLPLPNWRSGLPEELLDSIGQRLASGHDAASFRSACSPWHAVVLFATFGPLLLLPFDLDSDRVSFYYVLEKKVLSKTLPDVRGKVACGSSCGWLALMDEAASVTLLNPFVDARAPRVKLPPAGEHVAAASSSERVSRVHGRWVLYPTNGYGDADAVCRSIKLEDMRDVFFREIMLSELPDAASRECVAMAMLGCSTEVAFCRVGVDSVWTLLDTKLEFSIGSIVYYQDKFLAIDCTEEISVCSSNAAGATPTATLLLSLSPPAGLCHCSYLESNGELHIVGAMEHCWAFPGVMLDYRSIAGDADYQTVAGTEDVAGTGYAEDTDHGFPS